CGCAGACATGCCGTTTATGAGTTATAGCACCCCAGAGCAAACTATGGCTAACGCGGCAATATTAATGCAGGCAGGTGCCAGCATGGTTAAATTAGAAGGCGGACATTGGCTACTTGAAAGCGTAAAAATGTTAACCGAACGCGGCATTCCAGTTTGTGCTCACCTAGGATTAACCCCACAATCAGTAAACGTATTTGGCGGCTTTAAAATACAGGGTCGCGATGCTGATAACGCACAACGCATTCTAGATGAAGCTAAAGCATTGCAGGCTGCTGGCGCACAATTATTAGTGGTTGAATGTATTCCGGCTTCACTGGCTAAAGCCATTACTGAAGCATTAACCATTCCAGTTATTGGTATTGGCGCTGGCGCTGATACTGATGGCCAAATCCTAGTTATGCATGATGTGTTAGGTATTTCCAGTGGTTATATTCCACGTTTTTCAAAAAACTACCTTAAACAAACCGGTGAAATCCGCTCGGCAATCAAAGCCTATATTGATGAAGTAGCTAATGGCACATTCCCTGCTGAAGAGCATACATTTAGCTGATCGCCTCACTGAAAAGCTAAGCGATTCATGTAACCATGCATTGCATGCACATCAATTGACGACATTGATTTTTTATTAAGGTTCCAACAGAAAATGATTACCACCGCTGCTATTTCAACTATTCGCGAACATGTAAGTGCTTGGCGTCGTAAAGGCGAAACTGTTGCCTTTGTTCCTACAATGGGTAACTTACACCAAGGTCACGTCACCCTAGTGAATGAAGCTAAAAAGCGCACTGATCATGTGGTGGTGTCTATTTTTGTTAATCCAATGCAATTTAGTGTCAACGAAGACTTAGACGGCTATCCACGCACTCTGACACAAGATAGCGACAAGCTAATGGCTGCCGGAGCAGAAATACTGTTTACTCCAACGGCCGAGATTATTTACCCTAAGGGGTTTTCACAACAAACATTTGTAGAAGTACCTGATATTGGTGATGAATTATGTGGCGCGAGTCGTCCAGGTCATTTTCGCGGCGTAGCAACGATTGTCACCAAACTGTTTAATATTGTGCAACCCGATATTGCCTTATTTGGCCGTAAAGATTTTCAACAATTGATGATAATTAAAACCATGGTTGAAGATTTATCAATGCCGATTGAAGTCATTGGTATTGAGACTATCCGAGAAAAATCAGGTCTGGCGATGAGCTCGCGTAACGGCTATTTAACTACGGATGAAAAACACTCGGCGGCGACATTAAAACAAGCATTAGATAATATTGTTGATGCAATACAAAATAACCAACCAACGCAACAAGCCATTGCAACAGCTGAACAATCTTTGATTAACGCTGGCTTTACTCCAGATTATCTCGAAGTAAGAAATGCTAATACACTGCGCCAAGCTACAGCAGCGGATACCGCGTTAGTCGTTATTGCTGCAGCATATCTCGGTAAGGCTCGCTTAATTGATAATGTGACATTTTCTCGTCATACAAACTAACCAGGTAAATTAATATTTACCTGTAAAACCACTTAATTTTGACTTAATCTAATAAAATAAATAAGATTGTTTTTATTGAAATTTTTAGTGTCAAAAACTGGTTTTATCGATAAACTTGAACCATATTTAAGCGATATAATCATTTTAGCGACGTTAATATCGCTATATTGATAGCCAAGTATAATTATGTTGTATGAAATATCCGCTAGCGAGTATGGCTAATGTCTTACTTAACTTAGCAAAAAAATATGCTAATCTATTTAATGCTATTGTCTAAGTAAAACATTAGTAAAATAAGTCGCTTGAAAAGAGATCGCAATAGCAAGAAACGGGTAGTGCATTTCCAGTAAATAACTATTAGCAGCTAGACACGGTAGTCTGCTGTTAAGCGACATAAACTAGTCGATGGAATCTAATAGCGAAAACGTAAACTACTGATATCAAAACCGTAATAGTGACAACAAAAGGATGTGTGGCCGCATGGCAAAAAGACTGTTATTCATCGTACTCGCCATGAGCGCATTTACTGCTCAAGCTAATACTATTTACAAATGTATGATGGATGAAAAAGTTGTTTTCAGCCAAACAGTCTGTCCGCAGGAATATCGCCAGCATAAAATTGAATACCAATTAGGGATTACCACCGAAGTCGACTCCGACAAGCGCGAAATCAAACAAGACCCGTTAAAAGCACTGCTTAATAAGCAAACCATTTCTAAAGAGAAATTACTGCAGTTACTTGATGGTGAAATGTATCGACTAAAACAAGAAAATAGTTACTTTGAAATATTACGTGCTAGCGAAATACAGAAGCTTGATCGTAAACGTTTTTGGCAAACTAAGCCTAAAGACGACCCAAGTTATGGACTCGAATTACAAGAAATTAATACTCGCTTCAATGACCTAACTAACAATAACATCGATGTTATTCAGATATTGAATCAACATAAAATGAAGATATCAGCTGAAACACAACCAGATGAATATATGAGTAACTAACCTCAACCTTCACCAGTGTTGAGGTCCGTCCCGCGAATAGATAGCTTAATCAGGCTTAAACACACCAATCATACTGCCAGTAGTCTTTTGTGGCACTTTAATATCCGTTTGTTGCTCACGATACTCACATTCAGTACATTCAACAGTTTCAATACCATTTTCTTTAAACAATAAAATACTGTCTTTAGCACTGCATTTAGGACATTTAGCCCCTGCAACAAAACGCTTTTTAATTTTGGTCATGATTTACTCGACTTAGTGTTTACCGAATGAGAGATTGACTTAATAAGGTCTTTACTCGATTTATACGTCTATTTTGCCATGATTAGTCCACATGAGTCCCGTGATTGTGGGAAATAAATCGTATATGCGATATTATCTGCACTATTATTCTATTCTTAAGTATCAAGTTGTAATTAATGATCAACATAAGCCAAGCTCAGTTAATTCGCGGCAGTAAAACCTTACTCGATGAAACCTCACTGACTATTTATCCCGGACACAAGGTTGGCCTTGTCGGCGCCAACGGTACAGGTAAATCATCATTGCTTGCCTTGATTTTGGGTCATTTACATCTGGATAAAGGTGAATTTAGTTTCCCATCGGGTTGGCAAGTAGCCTCTGTGGCACAGGAAACACCGGCATTAGATGTGTCAGCACTAGAATATGTGCTTGATGGCGACACCGAATACCGTGATTTAGAAGCCCAACTAGAAAAAGCTCAAGCCGACAATAACGGCAATGCCATTGCGCTTATACATGGAAAAATTGACGCCATTGGCGGTTATGCCATTAAGGCTCGAGCAGGTGCGCTATTAGCCGGCCTAGGCTTTAAGGATGCAGACCAAAGTAACCCGGTAAAAAGCTTCTCTGGCGGTTGGCGTATGCGTCTCAACCTAGCACAGGCACTATTATGTCGCTCAGACTTATTGTTACTCGATGAGCCAACTAACCACTTAGACTTAGACACCATGTATTGGTTAGAAGGTTGGATAAAATCCTATCAGGGCACGTTAATTTTGATCAGCCACGATCGTGACTTTATCGATGGTATTGTCGGGGAAATAGTCCATGTTGAAAATCACAAACTAAATTACTACAAAGGTAACTACTCTTCTTTTGAACGGGTACGGGCTGAACGTATGGCTCAGCAGCAAGTCGCCTTTGAGCGTCAGCAAAAAGAGCGCTCGCATATGCAGTCATTTGTTGATCGTTTCCGCTATAAGGCCAGTAAAGCTAAACAAGCACAAAGCCGCTTAAAAGCGCTTGAGCGCATGGCCGAATTATTACCATCACAAGTAGACAATCCATTTCAAATGGCCTTTAGAGAACCAGAAGCGCTACCGAACCCATTAGTGGTAATGGAAAATGTCTCTATTGGTTACGAAGATAATACCATCCTAAAGCAAGTGGAATTAAACCTCGTTCCTGGCGCCCGTATTGGTTTATTAGGTAGAAATGGTGCTGGTAAATCGACCCTGATAAAACTATTATCTGGCCAGTTACAAGCCAAAACGGGTAAGTATCAACCTAATCCGGGATTAAATATTGGTTATTTTGCTCAACATCAAGTTGAATTTTTAACGCTTGATGATTCTCCAATGCAACACTTGGCTAGACTCGCGCCAGCAAGTGTTCGCGAACAAGAATTACGCAATTTTTTAGGTGGGTTTGGCTTTAATGGTGATATGGCCTTATCGCCAGTACGGCCATTTTCGGGCGGAGAAAAAGCACGTCTGGTATTGGCATTAGTAGTATGGCAGCGCCCAAACCTATTGTTACTCGATGAACCGACCAACCATCTTGATTTAGAGATGCGCCACGCGCTCACTATGGCATTGCAAACCTTTGAAGGTGCTATGGTCATAGTGTCGCATGATCGGCACCTATTACGATTGAGTTGTAGTGACTATTACCTAGTCGATCAAGGCGTTGTGACACCTTTTGATGGCGACTTAGATGATTACCATCAATGGTTACTCGATGCCGCGAAACAGGCGCAAGCCAACAACAAAACGGATGCGGCCACCAGCGGTGATGCGGTGGATAAAAAGCAGCAAAAAAGAATGGAAGCAGAACTGCGCCAAAGAGTATCACCACTGAAAAAACAACAAATAAAATTAGAAACCCAACAACAGAAAATTAACACCCGATTAGCTGAGTTAGAAGTTGAATTAGCCGATGGCAGCTTATATGAAGCTGAAAACAAAGCTAAAATGACTAACGTTCTTAACGAACGTACTACGTTGACCCAGACCATGGATGAAAGTGAAATGAACTGGTTAGATATTCAAGAGCAAATTGAGCTTATCGAACAAGATTTTTAATCAATACTTGGTATTATTATTTTATTGTCATTTGTGGTGTTGATTAACGCCACAAAGGCAACAAGGAATGCGATATGTCGCGACCTGTTAATCGTCAAACCTTTAGTCACATTATTTGGCGTAATTGTGAGCAAAATTATTTAGTTAATCCTAATTTTTATATACACCTACAAGACAATTATCACGTAAATGTTAATATTTTATTATTAGCTCAATACCTCGATCAACAGCTTTATACCTTAACGCAACAAGAGTGGGAAATATTAACCGAAGTCGTAGAGCAATGGGAAGCGAATGTATTGCAACCTTATCGGCGTTTACGTCGAATCGCTAAAGCATATTTAGATAATGACGAATATCAGAAAATGCTCGACGTAGAGTTAATTATGGAACGTAAATCTCAATACATGTTATTGCATAAATTGAATTTATTGAACGGCAAGGTGGTCAACACTGAAGTCGGTGATAGCTCTGAATCCGCAAATATACAACACTACCTTGGCTTATTTGGCTTAAATAAAAGCATTATGGCCGAGTTAACCTAATAGGCTCTTATTCGTACCAATAGCATTCATCCACCAGCGACACGATTAACCATCAAATAAGCTATTACAGGGCAATATTAAACATAAATACATAAACAGTAATGACAACAATATTGTATGTCATCTCAGAATATTCAAAGCCATACACCGTCTATCTGTGGTGTATGGCATAAGTTTAACTAGCTAGTTTGAGTCAGCTTTTGGGCTAATGCCGTAGCATTACGCGCCACAAGACCATAAATAGACAACTGAGGATTCGCACCCAGGCTGGTTGGAAATACTGAGCCATCCATCACCGATAAATTTTCAAGATAATGTGAATAACCAAAAGTATCGACCATTGAAAGCGCTTTATCTTCGCCCATAGCACAACCGCCCATAACATGAGCCGATGCGACGATGGTTTTTAATAAACCTAAATCGACATCATTAATAGCCTGTTTTGCTTCACTCCACGAATTAAGTAATGACAAGCCATCATGCATTGGTAATACCTTTTTAGCCCCCGCAGCAAACTGCAATTCAGCCATGGACAAAAATGCTCGACGAGCACCATCCCAAAAACCTTGGCCTAACGGATAATCTAATGCAAAGCTCGTATCGGTTAACCGTACCTGCCCACCAGGGCATTGCTGATTAAAACCATCACGAATAAGCGCGATGGTGACCTGCATTTGGTTAAAGTTAGCCATTAATTGTGCGTGGCTAACACCATAACCAATGGTTTTTGAGGCGATTAGTACCGGATGTACAGGTGCCACTTCAAGTTTATAGCCTAGATCGCCAGCCGCGCCATCACGCCAAACAAATTCATCGGAATAAATAGACTGCGGTGCGCCACTGTGACCGTTAATTTGTTCATCAAATATACCTCCCGATAACAGTGAGGGATGTAAAAAGGTTTTGCCTAATTGCTTATGTGGATCAGGTGTATTAGAGCGCATTAGAATAGTGGGCGTGTGAATAGCACCAGCACTTAAAATATAATGCTTTGCCGTAAAGGTAATGTTCACAGACGTCGGCATTAAGCCTTCCGTTAATGCCTGGGCAGTTAAGCCCACGACTTGATCGCCTTTGTGCTCCAGCTTAACCACTCTAGCGCGAGAAATGAGCGTCGCGCCTTTATCTAGCGCCGCGGGTATGGTAGTAACCAACATCGATTGCTTGGCGTTAACAGGGCAACCCATGCCGCAGTAACCGGTATTCCAGCAGCCTTTGACATTGCGTTTAATGACAGTGTAATCCCAACCTAATTTTTCGCAACCTTCGCGCAATGCACCATTATTACGATTAGGTTCAAATTTCCATTGTTCAATATTGAGCCGCTTTTCCATTAGCTCAAACCAAGGCAGTAACGCTTGCGAAGATAATCCTTTGACCGACTTTTCTTGCTCCCAAAAAGCCAGTGTTTGTTCTGGAGTCCTTATTGATGTAGTCCAATTCACTGTAGTTGAACCACCAACCGTTCTGCCTTGAAATATACCAATGCCTTTATCTGCGGTTTTCATCGCAGCCGCTTGCTGATACAAGTTAGGATAAGCGTGACGTTCTTCCATATCAAAGTGTGTTGATGACTTAAGCGATCCGCCTTCAATCATTATCACCTTTAATCCAGCTTCAGTTAATATTTCTGCCGCGGTACCACCGCCAGCGCCAGTACCAACAATCACAACATCAGCGTCAAAGTGACGATCGACTTCTAAGGTACTAGCATCAATATGATGCCAACCAGCACCTAATCCGGTAATAATAGGATCAATAATGGCCAAGGGAATACTCCTTACACTAGGGTTAATGCGCGTTATGCACCAAGAAAGTGGGTTTCACATACCGTAAATTACCCCAATGTTCCGGACAGGCGTAATAGCTTGCCATAATCAATTCACGTAATCCGCTATATGCGGTTGTTAACATATTTAGATAGTTGTTGCGCCAAAATTCTAGCATGTCTATTAATTGCTGTGGCTCACGCATTAACAGCGGTGTCATACTGCCACTCAAAAGCAACAGTCCAAAGCGGCCTTCGAGTAAATCTAATAACTCCATCAACTCTTGTTGTTGTTCAATAGGCAGATGGATAATTGATTGAGAAATGGCATCTAAAGTACGATTAATCGCGAGATCTCTATGACTAGGAACCTCAGGTAATGCGCCATCTAAGAATACCGGGATCAACACACTGAATAATACTCGGTGATGAATATCCTCCGAAGAAGTTGTGATGTTAGGCAAATATAAGTTAACACCTAATGCTAATACTGCTGTTCCAGTAAAAGCACCGGTGAGAAAGGTACGCCGCTTCATTTACTTCCCCTTGAGTTTATTGTTGTGTGTATTTTTTATGTGGTAGAGTGGCATGAGTAACATTTAAACATACGTTTAAATTTTCACAAACAATTACAGAAACCTTCCTTTTATGAAAACCTTGTTCACACCGCCCTGGTGGGCTGCTAGCCCGCATGTACAAACGATTTTGCCGTTTATTTTCAAAGTGGCCAGACCAACGACATTTAGGCAACGACAAGAGCTACCAGACGGTGATTTTATCGATTTAGATTGGTTGGGCCAAGCGCAAAATGGCGAGCCCATCTTAGTTATTATTCATGGTCTTGAAGGTAACACAGAATCACACTATGCGCGCAGAATGCTTATTGAAGCAAAAAAAGCTCAACTGTCTGCTGTTGTTCATCATCATAGAGGGTGTTCCGGTGAACCTAACCGCTTAGCTCGCAGTTATCATAGCGGCGATGTTAACGACTTAGCGTATACCTTAGGGCAACTAAAACACTACTATCCAGACTCACCACTGTATGCTGTAGGCTACAGCTTAGGCGGCAATGTATTGGCCAAATATCAAGGTAGTACTGGACAACAGAGCTTACTAGAACGAGCCGTAGTGGTGTCAGCCCCGCTCAGGTTAGGTGCTTGTGCCAAACGCCTAGAAAGTGGTTTTTCAACTCTCTATCAGCGCTTTTTAATTAAACGCTTACAGCAAAAAATGCTCGATAAAATTAACACAGCAAACTTAACAGAACAAATGCCCATCACCAAAGGGCAGCTTAAAAGGCTCAATACCTTTTATTTGTTTGACGATAAAGTCACCGCACCATTACATGGATTTACTGACGTTAATGATTACTATCAACAAGCTAGCGGCCTTAATTATTTACAATATATTACCAAACCCACACTAGTTATCCATGCCAAAGATGATCCGTTTATGACTGATGAGGTGATCCCAAATCAAGATCAATTGTCACCTATGGTCGAATACGAATTACATCAATTTGGTGGGCATGTGGGTTTTATTGAAGGTGGTTGGCCTTGGAAACCACGTTTTTATCTCGAGCATCGTATTATCGAGTTTATTTTATCCGCTAGTGGTAAAGTATTAGATCCGGACGAATCCTCTCCTTCAGTAAGCCATTAATAGGAAATACCCATGCTTGTGCCTTATGAAGCGCTACTGTCATTACCCCATGAAGTACTTCAACGTATGATAAAAGAGTATCTATTATCGCAACTTGAAGACGGCAGTTTTAGTGATGCTAACGAGCAACAATTAACCAGAGCCATTGAACAATGTAAGCTTGCGCTTAAAAAGGGCGAATTAGTTGTCGAGTTTAGTGAAGAAGATGAGTCTATAGCCATTAGACAACGTGAACATATTTCACGGCTATCTTAAGGATCGCACTAATGCAAAAACGAGATAGTGCGCCAAAATGATAACATTGTTACCTGTGAATAATTGACCCACAGGTGATGATTACCGTATAACTAGTGACTCGTTTTTTCGCGTCCACAATATTACCTAGGCAAATAACATGTCAGCAAAACACCCTATTATTGCTGTAACCGGTTCATCTGGTGCTGGCACAACCACAACCACAACAGCCTTTATTCATATTTTTAGACAGTTGGGTATTAATGCTGCATTTGTTGAAGGTGACAGTTTTCATAATTTCACCCGCGCTGAAATGGAAGTGTTAATTAGAAAGTCACAGGCTGAAAATCGTAATTTAAGCTATTTTGGTCCTGAAGCGAATAACTTCAAAAAGCTCGAAGAGTGCTTTACCAGCTACGGTAGCACCGGTAATGGCCAAACGCGCAGTTACTTGCACACCTTTGACGAAGCCGTTCCATTCAACCAAATGCCTGGTACATTCACGCAGTGGCGTGATTTACCAGCCAATACCGATATGCTGTATTACGAAGGCTTACACGGTGGTGTAGTAACAGAAGATACTGATGTGGCTAAACATGTCGATTTGCTGATAGGCATGGTGCCCATTGTCAATTTAGAGTGGATCCAGAAGATAATTCGCGACACGAATGATAGAGGTCATAGTCGTGAAAAAGTAATGGGTTCGATAGTCCGTAGTATGGACGATTACATCAAACACATGACACCACAATTTTCGCGAACTCACATTAACTTTCAACGCGTACCGACAGTAGACACTTCGAATCCCTTTAGTGCTAAGGATATTCCTAGTCTCGATGAAAGCTTTTTAGTCATCCGTTTTCGTGGCATAAACAATGTTGATTTTCCGTATTATCTCAACATGATCCAAGGCTCATTTATGTCGCGCGTTAACACACTAGTGGTGCCTGGCGGTAAAATGTCATTAGCAATGGAATTAATTTTAACGCCTTTGGTTAAAGACTTAATGGATAAACGTCTAGAGTTGCAAAACCTTGATGACATCAAGTCCGATTAAGCTTGATTTAAGTCACAACAATTAAGATAGCCGTATCGTGATTTCAAGCGAAAGAACGGCAGTTGATGTGCTTGAGGTGCTAATTCCCCCTTTTTGATCTGTTAGTGCATTAAGCACATCAACGAAACCAAACAAGGCCGACTTTTAGGTGTTAACATCACGTTTTACCATCCCCAACGTGAGCAAATAACACTTTTTAATTGCTCAAAAATTATTACATAAGAGGAATAACTTCCCGGTAAGCTTGATTTTTTTGGTACTGCTTCAAACGTAAAATAAATTCATCGCTGCGCACAATCTCTGGGTTATCCTTTAAGGCATCTATCGCTTTTTTCTGGGCATCTATCGCTGCAGAAAAATCACCAAGTTCAGCATATCCTGCTGCAAGGTTATCTAATACTGTAGGATCATTTTGGTTATGCTCCAGTAGTTTTAGCGACATCGACACAGCGCGCGAACCATCTCGATATTCAGCTTCTGGACACGTTGCTAATATCCACGCAATATTGCCCAATGAAACCGCATCACCTGTAGCAGTAAACTGCTCCATTGCTTTGCCACAATTGCGAACCACGCCATCACCACCTGCAGAATAAATAAATCCTAAACGAAAATGAGCCCATTTATCTCCCTGCTCAGCCATCTGCAGGTACCATTTTTCAGCTACAGCCAAATCACGCGGTAATAATTTACCTTCAAAGGCTAAATCGGCCAATGTTTGTTGTGCTTTTAGATGCTGTTGTTGTGCAGCAAGATTAACCCAACTCAATCCTTGTTTAGTGTCTTGAGCAACAAATCGTCCGGAAAGATTCATTAAGCCCAATAAAAATTGTGCATCTGCATTTCCCTGTGTCGCTTTAATCTGAATATGAACCAGTTTAGTCGCCGCCTGAGACTCCATAGTGGGCGGAATAACAAACGCTTTTACAGATAAACTTAGCCCGCTCAATAGAACAACACAGACAACAACTGCGATTTGACTCATTTTTTTCACGCATACCTCGACAACTATTTACGATGCTGGTTAAATAACATTAGCTAATTGATGGAACCAATACCATAGACAAATGCTAGTTACAATAATTCAATCGTAGTGATGATTGAGACAAATTCACAAAAAAAGTCGACCGCCATCACAAACGAGATAAATTTAATCTAAAATTTAACAAGTTAATATACACTACGCACACTTCTAAATACGATCTCTATCAAAGTTTTCACCGTTTCAATAGCGTAGAATGCTTAATTAGACATTACTTACTTTCATTTTTCATCAATCGAGGAATATCATATGGCTCTGATTGGTAAGCCAAAACCTGACCCAACATTAGAATGGTTTCTTTCACATTGTCACATTCATAAGTATCCAGCAAAAAGCACCTTAATTCATGCTGGTGAAGAATCTGACACTTTATACTACATCGTCAAAGGTTCGGTCGCAGTATTGATCAAAGATGAAGAAGGTAAAGAAATGATCCTGTCTTATCTTAATCAAGGCGACTTTATCGGTGAGCTTGGTTTGTTTGAAGAGCAATCTGAGCGTACTGCCTGGGTTCGTGCTAAACAAGCATGCGAAATTGCAGAAATTTCTTATAAGAAGTTTAAGCAACTTATTCAGGTTAATCCTGAAATTCTGATGAAGCTATCAGCGCAAATGGCATATCGTTTACACAGCACTAGCCAAAAAGTGGGCGACTTAGCGTTCCTTGATGTAGCGGGTCGTATTGCACAAACGTTATTACACCTTGCGAAACAACCTGATGCAATGACACATCCTGACGGTATGCAAATTAAGATAACTCGTCAAGAAATTGGTCAAATTGTGGGTTGTTCACGCGAAACAGTAGGCCGTATTTTAAAAATGCTTGAAGAACAAAGCTTGATCCAAGCGCACGGTAAAACTATTGTGGTGTACGGCACTCGCTAAACGACCGTAGTTAACTATAACTGTTGTTAATTATAACGACAGTTAATTATGACTAAAACTAAATGTTTACGCCTATTTATATAGGCTTCAGCTTGATTTAAGCCAAGTTACTTAAAGTGGTGTTCATACTCTGAACGCCACTTTTTTATTTTGGAGCGACCATGAATAGCTTGTTCTTTACAGCAATAAGCAGCTTAATGGCCATCACCATTAACCAACAAGATATTCCCGCACAAGAACTCGCTCTGGATCATGATAACGTCCAAGAATTGGTATCTTCTGGTAGTATACGTTCATTAGATGATTACTTAATCTGGATATCCCAATATTGTGATGGTCACTTAATCGATGCACAGCTATACCAACATCAAGATAAATGGCGCTATGACCTACAATTTAAGCTGAAACAAGGGCATGTTGTTAATCTGCAATTAGATGCAGCTAATGGCATTCAAGATTCATTGACTCAATTACCGAGCGAATGTACTAAACATGAAACTGTTACTCGTTGAAGATAACCCATTACTGGTTGCCGAACTTGAAAAACAACTCAAGCAAGCAGGTTATATTACGGATGTCACAGACAAGGCGATTGAAGCTGATTACTTGATGAAAGAAACTGATTATGACTGTGTCATTCTCGATATCGGCCTACCTGACGGCAATGGCTTATCATTAGTCACCCAATGGCGTGAACGTGGCATCAGTACCCCGGTAATAATGTTAACAGCCCGCAGTCAGTGGCACGAAAAGGTTGAAGGCTTCAATGCTGGAGCGGACGATTACTTAGGTAAGCCATTTCATACCCAAGAGCTACTTGCACGAGTTCAAGCACTGATCCATCGTGCCCATGGACGAGTTAATTCATCATCAAAACAACTATGTTACGCTGGTGTTAATCTAGACGAAAACGAACAGAAAGTGACCGTGGGTGGCCAAGAATACGAGCTGACATCTATGGAATTTAGGTTACTAAAAATATTTTTGATGTCGCCAAAAAAACTACTATCAAAGACTCAGCTAACAGATAAGCTGTATCAATTTAATGATGAAAAAGAAAGTAACGTCGTTGAAGTCTACGTGACACATTTACGCAAAAAACTCGGTAAAACGGCAATCGAAACCCGTCGAGGACAAGGCTATATTTTTCATGGCATTATTGAATGATCTCGATTCGCTTTAAATTAAGCCTATGGCTCAGTGGGTTAATCATCATTGCCACTCTTATAGGCTTATTCTTATTTGAATCGATGTTAAGAGATGCGTTTCATGACTCGATTATTAATCGTTTAGAAGAAGATTTAGAACATATTATTATCGCCACCAGGCTCGATGATGGTGAGCTAGTCATCGATCAAAGCCAGTTATCCAGTTTCTATAAACCTGCCTATTCAGGCCGTTACTTCCAATTAAATTTACCTGACCGTATTATTCGCTCGCGCTCATTATGGGATGCAGAGTTACAGATTGATCATTTACAAGCGCAACAAAAACGAGTTTGGCAGGCTAAAGGGCCAAAAAATAATGATATGCAGCTG
This region of Shewanella livingstonensis genomic DNA includes:
- a CDS encoding TIGR02444 family protein, whose translation is MSRPVNRQTFSHIIWRNCEQNYLVNPNFYIHLQDNYHVNVNILLLAQYLDQQLYTLTQQEWEILTEVVEQWEANVLQPYRRLRRIAKAYLDNDEYQKMLDVELIMERKSQYMLLHKLNLLNGKVVNTEVGDSSESANIQHYLGLFGLNKSIMAELT
- a CDS encoding YheV family putative zinc ribbon protein translates to MTKIKKRFVAGAKCPKCSAKDSILLFKENGIETVECTECEYREQQTDIKVPQKTTGSMIGVFKPD
- a CDS encoding DUF4124 domain-containing protein; the encoded protein is MAKRLLFIVLAMSAFTAQANTIYKCMMDEKVVFSQTVCPQEYRQHKIEYQLGITTEVDSDKREIKQDPLKALLNKQTISKEKLLQLLDGEMYRLKQENSYFEILRASEIQKLDRKRFWQTKPKDDPSYGLELQEINTRFNDLTNNNIDVIQILNQHKMKISAETQPDEYMSN
- a CDS encoding GMC family oxidoreductase gives rise to the protein MAIIDPIITGLGAGWHHIDASTLEVDRHFDADVVIVGTGAGGGTAAEILTEAGLKVIMIEGGSLKSSTHFDMEERHAYPNLYQQAAAMKTADKGIGIFQGRTVGGSTTVNWTTSIRTPEQTLAFWEQEKSVKGLSSQALLPWFELMEKRLNIEQWKFEPNRNNGALREGCEKLGWDYTVIKRNVKGCWNTGYCGMGCPVNAKQSMLVTTIPAALDKGATLISRARVVKLEHKGDQVVGLTAQALTEGLMPTSVNITFTAKHYILSAGAIHTPTILMRSNTPDPHKQLGKTFLHPSLLSGGIFDEQINGHSGAPQSIYSDEFVWRDGAAGDLGYKLEVAPVHPVLIASKTIGYGVSHAQLMANFNQMQVTIALIRDGFNQQCPGGQVRLTDTSFALDYPLGQGFWDGARRAFLSMAELQFAAGAKKVLPMHDGLSLLNSWSEAKQAINDVDLGLLKTIVASAHVMGGCAMGEDKALSMVDTFGYSHYLENLSVMDGSVFPTSLGANPQLSIYGLVARNATALAQKLTQTS
- the panB gene encoding 3-methyl-2-oxobutanoate hydroxymethyltransferase; this encodes MSKVTSSTLIKFKQEGKKFTALTAYDASFAGAFDSEGVDVLLVGDSLGMVLQGHNDTLPVTIADIAYHTACVKRGVARALLIADMPFMSYSTPEQTMANAAILMQAGASMVKLEGGHWLLESVKMLTERGIPVCAHLGLTPQSVNVFGGFKIQGRDADNAQRILDEAKALQAAGAQLLVVECIPASLAKAITEALTIPVIGIGAGADTDGQILVMHDVLGISSGYIPRFSKNYLKQTGEIRSAIKAYIDEVANGTFPAEEHTFS
- a CDS encoding ABC transporter ATP-binding protein; the protein is MINISQAQLIRGSKTLLDETSLTIYPGHKVGLVGANGTGKSSLLALILGHLHLDKGEFSFPSGWQVASVAQETPALDVSALEYVLDGDTEYRDLEAQLEKAQADNNGNAIALIHGKIDAIGGYAIKARAGALLAGLGFKDADQSNPVKSFSGGWRMRLNLAQALLCRSDLLLLDEPTNHLDLDTMYWLEGWIKSYQGTLILISHDRDFIDGIVGEIVHVENHKLNYYKGNYSSFERVRAERMAQQQVAFERQQKERSHMQSFVDRFRYKASKAKQAQSRLKALERMAELLPSQVDNPFQMAFREPEALPNPLVVMENVSIGYEDNTILKQVELNLVPGARIGLLGRNGAGKSTLIKLLSGQLQAKTGKYQPNPGLNIGYFAQHQVEFLTLDDSPMQHLARLAPASVREQELRNFLGGFGFNGDMALSPVRPFSGGEKARLVLALVVWQRPNLLLLDEPTNHLDLEMRHALTMALQTFEGAMVIVSHDRHLLRLSCSDYYLVDQGVVTPFDGDLDDYHQWLLDAAKQAQANNKTDAATSGDAVDKKQQKRMEAELRQRVSPLKKQQIKLETQQQKINTRLAELEVELADGSLYEAENKAKMTNVLNERTTLTQTMDESEMNWLDIQEQIELIEQDF
- the panC gene encoding pantoate--beta-alanine ligase → MITTAAISTIREHVSAWRRKGETVAFVPTMGNLHQGHVTLVNEAKKRTDHVVVSIFVNPMQFSVNEDLDGYPRTLTQDSDKLMAAGAEILFTPTAEIIYPKGFSQQTFVEVPDIGDELCGASRPGHFRGVATIVTKLFNIVQPDIALFGRKDFQQLMIIKTMVEDLSMPIEVIGIETIREKSGLAMSSRNGYLTTDEKHSAATLKQALDNIVDAIQNNQPTQQAIATAEQSLINAGFTPDYLEVRNANTLRQATAADTALVVIAAAYLGKARLIDNVTFSRHTN